A section of the Pristiophorus japonicus isolate sPriJap1 chromosome 4, sPriJap1.hap1, whole genome shotgun sequence genome encodes:
- the LOC139263192 gene encoding serine/arginine-rich splicing factor 5-like, whose translation MSSRVFIGRLSPHARERDVEKFFKGYGRIKEIDLKNGFGFVEFEDHRDAEDAVYELDGKELCNERVTVEHARARPRGGRGGGRYQGRFSPRRPRSEGRNGPPVRTENRLIVENLSSRVSWQDLKDFMRQAGEVTFADAHRHKMNEGVVEFASYSDLKNAVDKLSGSEINGRKIRLIEEPKHRRSRSRSRSRSRTFSRSRSRSRSRSRKSYSRSKSRSRSKSRSRSRSRVPIREQKARSPSPSKSPASLERPRSRTRSRSRSMSRSPSVASAD comes from the exons ATGAGCTCCCGTGTGTTCATTGGTAGACTGAGCCCTCATGCCAGAGAAAGGGATGTGGAAAAATTCTTTAAAGGATATGGGCGAATAAAGGAAATTGACTTGAAGAATGGCTTTGGATTTGTG GAGTTTGAGGATCACAGAGATGCAGAAGATGCTGTTTATGAACTGGATGGAAAAGAATTGTGCAATGAAAG AGTTACAGTTGAACATGCAAGAGCACGGCCTAGAGGAGGGCGTGGAGGAGGACGATATCAAGGTCGCTTTAGCCCACGACGCCCACGTAGTGAGGGAAG AAATGGACCTCCGGTTCGTACAGAGAACAGACTGATTGTTGAGAATTTGTCTTCGAGAGTTAGTTGGCAG GATCTGAAAGATTTCATGAGACAGGCTGGAGAAGTTACATTTGCGGATGCACACAGGCACAAAATGAATGAAGG GGTTGTTGAGTTTGCCTCGTATAGTGATTTGAAGAATGCTGTTGATAAACTCTCTGGCTCAGAAATAAATGGAAGAAAGATCAGACTGATTGAGGAACCTAAACATCGTAG GTCTCGCAGCAGGTCGCGTTCACGTAGCCGTACGTTTTCAAGATCTCGTAGCCGCTCTCGCTCCAGGAGCCGCAAATCCTACAGTAGGTCAAAGAGTAGAAGCCGCAGTAAATCCCGTTCTCGCAGTCGATCTCGTGTCCCTATCCGGGAACAAAAAGCCCGTTCGCCTTCACCATCCAAATCTCCTGCGTCATTGGAGCGGCCAAGATCTCGAACTCGCTCGCGCTCTCGGTCAATGTCAAGGTCACCTTCTGTTGCAAGTGCAGATTAA